In Streptomyces sp. ML-6, the genomic stretch CCCGGAGGCGAAGTCGGTGCGTTACATGATCAACGCTGATCAGGAGAAGGAGACGCCCCGGCCGGTCACGCAGCGGCGTGCCCTGTACCGGGACGTACTCGCACAGTGTCTCCTGCTGGTCCTGCGCGACCTTTTCGCAGCCGATGAGTTCGGTGCGTTGGAATCGGTCGCGCTGAACGGGTTCGTGGACGATCACGACCCGACGACCGGCAGGCGGGCGCCCATGTTCCTCGGCACTGTCATGGCTTCGCGTTCGACTTTCGCCGAGCTGCATCTGGAACAGGTGAACGCCGTCACCTGCCTGGTGGACGGACTCAGGGGGCAGCTGTCATCGCGCCCCGATCAGTACGTGCCCGTGCGGCCCGACCGGGTTCCCGAAGATGTCGGCAACAGTGTCGTCACCCACGGAGGCGACGAAGAGCCGGATCTGTACGAGATGAATCCCATCGCCTTCGAAGCACTGGTCGCCGATCTGTTCCGGGCCATGGGCATGCAGGCCGTGACCACACAGCGCTCGGGCGACGGTGGCGTGGACGTCGATGCGCTGGACCCGACCCCGATTCGCGGCGGCAAGATCGTCGTACAGGTCAAGCGCTACCGCAGCACCGTGCCCCCGACAGCCGTCCGCGACCTGTACGGCACCGTCCAGCATGCCGGCGCCAACAAGGGGGTCCTGGTCACCACGTCCGGATTCGGCCCCGGCTCGCACACCTTCGCCAACGGCAAGCCCTTGGAACTGGTGACAGGTCCCGAGTTGGTCGACCTGCTGCACCGCCACGGGCTGCGCGGGCGACTGGGCAGCGGCGAACGTCCGGTCCCCGCCCAGCGGACGACACCGGACAGCGAGACCGGTACGGACGACCACAATGTGTTGGGCATGTACTGGTCGGGCAACGTCGCCTTGGACGTGTGCGCGCTCGTCTGCCACGGCAACCGCGTTCTGGACGACGAACACTTCGTCTTCTTCAACAACCCCCGGACACCTGACGGCACGGTCCGCACGCTCATCCCCGTCGCGCCGGACAGAGCCGCCGTCCAGGTCTCCTTCGATGCGTTGCCGACGCGCGCCGACCGTCTCGTCATCATCGCCGCAATCGATCCTGTCACCAATCCTGCGGCCGACCTGTCCGGCTTCACCAACGCCGGTATCCGGCTGCTGGACGCCGAGAGAGCCCCGCTCGACCGGTTGGAGGTCTCCGACGGCCGCGTCGGCGAAACCGCCCTCGTACTGGGGTCCTTCCGTCGCCGTGCGAACGGCGACTGGGATTTCGTCGGCGGGGGCAAGGGGTATCGAGGCGGCTTGGAGGAACTGGTCCAGGAGTACGGCATCGATGTGGTCTAGGACGCTGTCGGCATGAGGTCTCGCGCAGGGGGCTGCCGGCCGCCTGCCGGGCGAGCGGTGGCGCGCCGCAGTCGCTGCATGCCAAAGGCCTCGGTCCGGTTACCGGCTGGACCGCCCGGCCCGGCCGGCTCGACCGGCCGGTCATCGGGCCGGTGCTGGGTCCCAGCGCACTCGTAGGTCCGTCGGGGTGAGCACGCTCTTGTAGGTGGGGGTCAGGTCGGGGGCGCCCATGGGCTCGACGGTGTACTCGGTGGCCAGCAGTGCGGCGGTGAGGGTGAGCTGGAGGAGGCCCAGGCGGTAGCCGGCGCAGATCCGGGTGCCGCCGCTGAACGGGATGTAGGCGTGGCGGGTGCGGCGGGGGTGTGGCTCGCTCAGCCAGCGTTCGGGGCGGAAGTGGTCGGGGGCGTCCCACCAGCGGGGGTCGCGTTGGAGGAGGTACGGGCTGAACACCAGCTGGTCGCCGGGGCCGATGGCGTGTCCGGCGATCTTGGCGGGGAGGGCGACGTCCCGGGTCATCAGCCAGACCGGTGGGTGCAGCCGGAGGGATTCCTTGACCACTGCGGTGGTGTACGGCAGGTCGCCGGTGGTCCCGTACGCGGTGGCCTCGGCGCGGATGGCCTCCGACAGCCCTTTACGGGTGGCGAGTTCGGCCACCAGCCAGGTGAGCGCGGCGCCGGGGACCACGTGGGTGCCGGTGAGGATCATCTGCAGGACGGCCCGCGCTTCCTGGGCGGAGGCGTCGGCGTCCGTCAGGAGTGCGTCCAGCAGGTCGGGGTCGTCGGGCCCGGCCTCGTCGTCGGGTTCGGGTGTCGTGGGGTCGGGTCCGGACGCCGTGCCGGCAGGTCCGGGGGCTGTGCCGGCAGGTCCGGGTGTCGTGCCGGCAGGTCCGGGTGTCGTGCCGGCGGGTCCGGGTGTCGTGCCGGCGGGTCCGCTTCTCCGTTCGCGGGATTCGACGACCTCGGTCAGTACGTTCGCCAGGGCGCGTACGGACGTACGGGCGCGGTGGGCGGCCGAGCCGGGTACCCAGGCGGGGAACGGCAGCGTCGCGTCCAGGACGCCGGTGAGTCGTTCGGCGGCTGTCGCGAGGCGGGCGGGCAGGGCGTCGGGGACGGTGGCGAGGCAGTGGGCGAGCGCCGCGCGCGAGCACAGTCCGGGGGCGTGGTCGGCCACGTCCACCGGCCGTCCGGCGAGGGCGGCCAGGTCGGTGCGGATCCGCTCGCGCATGCGGCGCGCCCCGGCCGAGGCAGCGCGTGCCGCGAGCCCGGCCCGGCCGGCCCGCCGGCCCCGCAGCCACAGCGCGGTGACCTCGTCGGGGGTGCTGCGGAAACCGTCGAGGAAGTCGCGCCCGGTGCGGAACGCGCGCCCCGTTTCGGTGAGAACCGTGTGCACCTCGTCCGGGTCGGCGACGAAGACCGCGTTCCGTCCGAACCGGAACGTGTCGCCGCACCGGTCGACCGCCGCCGACAGGAACCCGACGGGGTCCCGCTCGTACGCGTAGGCGTCCGATGACCGCCATGTCGCGCCGGACGTGGCGGTGGCCCACGGTATGGGGCGGTCCGGCTGGTCCGGCTGGTGTGGTCGGCCCGGCTGGTCCGGTCGGTCCGGCTGGTCCGGTCGGTCCGGTCGGTCCGGTCGGTCCGGTCGGTCCGGTCGGTCCGGTCGCTCGTCAGTCGACTCGACGGCCGTCATCGCGCCCCTTCGCTCTGTCCCAGGAGTTCTTCCGGCCGGTGCTCCGGGGTCACGCTCGCGCGGCCCCGGAGTTCCTTCATCCGTGCACGGCCGCAGTGCGCGACCGGAGCGTGCTCAGATCGGGTACGGGTAGAGGTACGTGCCGCGCATCCTGCCCAGGCGGTGGCGTACGTACGACGTGATGCGAGCCATGACTGCCTCCCGGAGATCTCGTGTGTCTCGTGTGCCTCGTGCATCTCGTATGTGCCGACAGGGCCAGTATGGGGCGAGCCGAATGGCACGGGCCGAAGATCACCGGAATTCGGCCGGATCCTACGCAGGCATGGCAAACAGCGCACTCTTGACATGGACATTCTATCTCCACCATGCTGGCCGCGAATTCATAACTCAGCGCGGGAGGAGTGTGTTCATGCAGGCTGTCGCAGAAAAGGGCAGGGTCGAGGCGGACCAGAGCGCCGACGAGGTGTTCGACCTGGTGATCGGTGATCTGGAGCAGGAAATTCCGCCCCTTGCGTCGCCGACGAATTCGGGCAGCGGTACCGCCTGTGGTTCGTGCGCGGGCGTCTACTGCTGTTGATGCCCGCCGGGTGGGGCCGCCGACGGCGGCGCCACCCCCACCGGCCTCGCGGTCCGCGGCAACGAGTCGAGAGGGCGACCTTGTCGGATGCACCAGCGGACATCGATCCGCTCTGGGAGATGCCCGCCCCGGACGGCAACGCCGGCCAGGACGATCCCACCGAACTCCCGCCGGCGGCACAGCGGTTGATCACCGCCGTCCGCAAGGGCACCGCAGGCGGGCTCTTCCCGCCGGTCGTCACGGCCGGACCGGAGGGCACGGTCACGGTCGACCGGCTGCTCGGCGGCGCGGCGGACGCGCGGATACTCGCGCACGCCCTCCAGGACCGGCGGTTCGCGCCGCTGCTCGCACTGTTGGACCGGTTGGACGAATGGTGCGCCTCCGCCGCGCAGCGCTATTCGAAGATCGTCGCCACCGGAATCCTCGATATTACCAACGCCGAAATCTTCGGGCCGGTCGTTTCCGAGGCATTCGTGGCGTGCGCGGCCGGACGGGCGCATTATGCCCGCGACCGGGTGGCGGAATGGGCGGCACGCTGCGAAGCATTCCTGACACTTTTTCTCGACCGGTTGCTGCGGGACATGAATACCTGCTGGCCCGAGAATCCGGCCTTTCGCGGGCCGGTCGTCGGACTGTGGGCCCACGGCGAGGAGACCCACAACGGCCGCCAGCGGGTACTGCGTCTCGACTGTGCCGGCGGCGGCCGGATCGCGTACAAGCCGCG encodes the following:
- a CDS encoding restriction endonuclease; protein product: MSRRSNGLVGVWAEAQRQQQRQREAQARCQRDQERQQRAYQRELARSQREQRAAYREQREAEARRRTEELDARVESLQGLLAAGCRAPAFRVDALTRAEQVEAFSPGQLAHPIRMPAPNQYQPQGGWTAARRAQAQAEARSRFERDWQAAQAAEAQRQHQLAAYQLQYQQWAEAQLSEIRRHNAGIAEMTTRLRNGDPETVVEYFSAALYSSVGWPDELPRQVSAAYDSGARQLVLNWELPKYDVVPEAKSVRYMINADQEKETPRPVTQRRALYRDVLAQCLLLVLRDLFAADEFGALESVALNGFVDDHDPTTGRRAPMFLGTVMASRSTFAELHLEQVNAVTCLVDGLRGQLSSRPDQYVPVRPDRVPEDVGNSVVTHGGDEEPDLYEMNPIAFEALVADLFRAMGMQAVTTQRSGDGGVDVDALDPTPIRGGKIVVQVKRYRSTVPPTAVRDLYGTVQHAGANKGVLVTTSGFGPGSHTFANGKPLELVTGPELVDLLHRHGLRGRLGSGERPVPAQRTTPDSETGTDDHNVLGMYWSGNVALDVCALVCHGNRVLDDEHFVFFNNPRTPDGTVRTLIPVAPDRAAVQVSFDALPTRADRLVIIAAIDPVTNPAADLSGFTNAGIRLLDAERAPLDRLEVSDGRVGETALVLGSFRRRANGDWDFVGGGKGYRGGLEELVQEYGIDVV
- a CDS encoding cytochrome P450; the protein is MTAVESTDERPDRPDRPDRPDRPDRPDQPDRPDQPGRPHQPDQPDRPIPWATATSGATWRSSDAYAYERDPVGFLSAAVDRCGDTFRFGRNAVFVADPDEVHTVLTETGRAFRTGRDFLDGFRSTPDEVTALWLRGRRAGRAGLAARAASAGARRMRERIRTDLAALAGRPVDVADHAPGLCSRAALAHCLATVPDALPARLATAAERLTGVLDATLPFPAWVPGSAAHRARTSVRALANVLTEVVESRERRSGPAGTTPGPAGTTPGPAGTTPGPAGTAPGPAGTASGPDPTTPEPDDEAGPDDPDLLDALLTDADASAQEARAVLQMILTGTHVVPGAALTWLVAELATRKGLSEAIRAEATAYGTTGDLPYTTAVVKESLRLHPPVWLMTRDVALPAKIAGHAIGPGDQLVFSPYLLQRDPRWWDAPDHFRPERWLSEPHPRRTRHAYIPFSGGTRICAGYRLGLLQLTLTAALLATEYTVEPMGAPDLTPTYKSVLTPTDLRVRWDPAPAR